In a single window of the Gossypium hirsutum isolate 1008001.06 chromosome A13, Gossypium_hirsutum_v2.1, whole genome shotgun sequence genome:
- the LOC107894639 gene encoding uncharacterized protein, whose product MDDLDCNPEQKLKGAIYLLRDGSYQWWLTVKEGTQPNRLTWEFFKTTFQSKYVGASYIDTCRGEFLNLTQSDRSVAEYEAKFLRLSRYARGMVALEYERCVRFEDDLRDNLRVLIALQREREFSILDRDRERGKEKRHSEPSSFVPRSKKKARSDGSVRVGAPVASVVPTRLQSCDDCGRRHLGECWRRNGACLRCGSLEHRIRECPQCTDQMQAPAPGSVQPQRAVQQPPRGHGQVGVVTVWVMDGEHRAEVLVRVRRSSLLWFILHFTERTKMLLTSSLSTSSEVTMISPLEQSIQRVVLRTKDDVEVVMIGEHRDYLLYMIFVLLIEKLVRKGCEVYLVYVSVSDSRDSSVRNIRTVKDFSNAFLEELLGLPPNQEVEFRIELLSNTARCPSLPTVWHRRSLQSLKLNCRNF is encoded by the exons ATGGATGATTTAGACTGTAACCCTgagcagaaattgaagggtgcaATCTACTTGCTTCGCGACGGATCATATCAGTGGTGGTTAACtgttaaagagggcactcagcctAATCGtttgacttgggagttctttaaaACTACATTTCAGAGCAAATATGTAGGAGCCAGCTACATTGATACTTGTAGGGGTGAGTTTCTGAACCTCACACAAAGTGATCGATCTGTGGCCGAATATGAGGCTAAATTTCTGAGGCTGAGTCGCTATGCTCGAGGTATGGTAGCATTGGAGTATGAGAGATGTGTTAGGTTTGAGGACGACCTAAGGGATAACCTGAGGGTTCTGATTGCTCTGCAGAGGGAGCGTGAGTTTTCTATTCTG GATAGAGATAGGGAGAGAGGTAAGGAAAAGAGGCATTCAGAGCCCTCTAGTTTTGTTCCGAGgtctaagaaaaaggccagatctgATGGGTCAGTTAGAGTGGGGGCCCCTGTTGCTTCTGTTGTTCCTACTAGGTTACAATCATGCGATGACTGTGGGAGACGCCATCTGGGTGAGTGCTGGAGGAGGAATGGAGCATGTTTGAGGTGTGGGTCTCTTGAGCACCGTATTAGGGAGTGTCCACAGTGTacagatcagatgcaagctccagCTCCGGGTAGTGTACAGCCTCAGAGAgcagttcagcagccacctaggggccatGGACAGGTAGGGGTGGTAACGGTTTGGGTCATGGATGGAGAGCACCGAGCAGAGGTGCTGGTCAGAGTGAGGCGAAGTAGCCTGCTTTGGTTTATACTGCATTTCACCGAGAGGACAAAGATGCTattgacgtcatcactg agtacttctagtgaggttACTATGATAAGCCCGTTGGAGCAGTCTATTCAG AGAGTCGTTCTGAGGACCAAGGATGATGTGGAGGTGGTTATGATTGGTGAGCATCGAGACTATTTATTGTATATGATCTTCGTTTTACTAATTGAGAAACTGGTTCGGAAAGGATGTGAGGTGTACTTGGTCTATGtaagtgtttcagattctagggACTCTTCTGTTAGGAACATCAGAACAGTAAAGGATTTTTCGAACGCCTTTCTTGAGGAGTTACTAGGATTACCACCAAATCAAGAAGTGGAATTTAGGATTGAGCTTCTTTCGAATACAGCTCGGTGTCCATCTCTCCCtaccgtatggcaccgaaggagcttacagagTTTAAAGCTCAACTGCAGGAACTTTTAG